The genomic interval ACTCCACCAATTAATTATTTAAAACAAGCTCATAGAGAATTAATACAACAATGGTTAGCAATTCCTGCAAAAAAAAGATTTGGAATATCAAGATGGGGATTTAAAGAAGTGCGTTTAACTATAGATCATGCTCGTTATCTTAAATGGTTATTTCCTAATGCTCGTTTTATTTTCATTTATAGAAATTTATTTGATGCTTATAAGTCTTGGAAAGGGAATCTATGGGGCGATATATGGCCTGGTTATTTTTCTTGGTCACCAATAGTATTCGCACGGCATTGGCGGCTCCTTTTAGAAGGGTATTTACAGGGTTATAAAGAAGTGGATGGAATTATGATTAAGTTTGAAGATTTAATTTCAAATAAAATAGATCTTAATGAAATTGCTAACCATATTGGAGTTAAAAAACTTGATGCATCTGTCCTTAAGAAAAAGATAGGAGGTCCTGATAACCCTAATAAAAAAAAGAGAAAAAAATTTTTAACACCATTTGAATACATGATTCTTAAGTTTATAGGGAGACCATTATTAAAAAAATTAGGATACTGTTAGGAGATAAAAATGAAACCAATAGGTGAATGAATTTTTTTATAAGGAGGTAAAAGGATGAAAGTAATAATGAAGGTATTACCGATCTTTTTTATTTTCATAATATTTTATCCAATTCAAGCTATACAGGCGAGTTTGATTGAATTTGAATATTTGGGTTCTTTTGGCAGAGGTCCCTCGAAAGCACCTGGGGAATTTAATTATCCTTCAGGAATTAGTATAGATCCTACAACGGGAGATGTATATGTGATGGATCAAATTTTTCATAGAATCCAAAAATTTGATAAAGACGGCAATTATATTACACATTGGAAATGTCCAAATGGTTTAGGAGTTGCTGTAGATCCTGCTACACATAATGTATATGTGGCAGTTCCAAATAGTCATAAAATAAGAAAATATACTTCCGACGGTCAATTAATTAAAGAATGGGGAAGTTTTGGGACTGGACCTGGTCAATTTAATACACCAAGAGATGTTGCTGTTAATCCTATCAATGGTCATGTTTTTGTAATTGATAGCGGAAATAAACGGGTACAGGAATTTGATAGTGAAGGCAATTTTATAAAGAGTTGGAGTGGAAATTTTTATAAACCTTTTGGAATAGCTGTAGGTATAGACCCTAAAAATTCGAGTAATTATTATATTTATGTAGCTAATACTGGGGGTGCTACTATTCACAAATATGATAATGAAGGGAATCTTATAAAAAAATGGGGTAGTTGTTGATAATAAAGGTTATGTTTATGTAGCAGATACTGATATGGAGCGTGTCCAAGTTTTTGATTCAGAAGGGAATTTTATAAAGATTATTAAAGGACCCCATAATCTTGAAAAGGGTCCATTTCATCCCAGAGCTGTTGAGGTTAATCCTTCTACAGGGGAAGTTTATGTTACTGCTTCTTATGCACACCGTATAGATCGTTTTGATCCAAATGGAAACTATGAATTTTCTTGGGGACACCATGAAAAAGATGGTGAAGTTTTTAATTTTCCTAAAGGAATAGCTGTTAATCCAAAGACAGGAGAAATTTATGTAGCTGACACTTTAAACCATATTATTAAAGTTTTTTCAAAAGATGGGAAATTTATAAGACAATTTGGCTTTCCTCCTGAGATTGATAGAAGTAAAATGACATTAGATTTCCCTGCTCCTATTGCATTTGATGCTGAAGGTAATATGTGGGGTATAAATAGGGGGATTTATTATCGTGATGATCCAAACTGGGGAAGTGATAAGTATGTTAGAAAATATGATAAAGATGGAAATTTTATTTTTGGTTTTGCTCATCCTGATTTTTGGGAGGGAATGAATGGATTAGCTATTGACATTAATACTGGAGAAATTTATGTAGCAAATACTCCTGAAAACAAAATAATGAAATTTGATTCCTCTGGAAACCTTTTATTAGAATTTGGAACATATGGGGATGGTCCTGGTGAGTTTAATAAACCAGCAGGTATTGCTTTAGATTTAGAAAATGGATGGATTTATGTTGTAGATACAGGAAATAATAGAATAGAAAAATTTGATATGAGTGGACAATTTTTAATGGCTTGGGGAACACCAGGAGATGGTCCAGGTCAATTTAACTTTACACCTTTTAGTGGGATAGCTTTAGATGATTTGGGGAATGTTTATGTAGCAGATTCTAAAAATGGTAGAATTCAAGTATTTGATTCTAATGGGAATTTTATTACAGAATTAGGATCTTTTGGATGGGGACCAGAAAAGTTTGCTTGGCCTGCATCATTAACAATTTATGATGATAAATTATATGTGCTTGATACAGGAGGTAATGAAGTAGAAATTTATGATATTAAGGCTATTCCTATTCCTAATTCTATTTTATTGCTTGGTTCAGCACTCTTTGTTACAGGTATTATAAAAACAAGAAAAAAATTTTTAAGATAAATATTTTGTAATGAATATTTTAATATGTATGTGTCCTTATCCTTTTTTTAGAGCACATGGACAGACGTTACGGGTTTATAATATAGCTAAGCATTTAGCAAAAAGGCATAGACTTTTTTTGTTAGGGATATCTGACGGTAGTTTAAAATTAAAAAATAATTCTTTAGTGTTTGAAATAAAAGATATATTTGAAAAAATTTTTGAGATAAAAATAAGACGAAAAAAATTTATTGAAATCTTAAATTTGCTTACACCAAAATATTCTATAAACATGGAATTTCCAATAATTAAAAAAAAATTATATAAACTTATCTCCCAGATCATAAAAAAAGAAAAAATTGATATTTTGCATGTTAATGGTTCCCCTCTTATCGATTTATTATTAGCTGATTTTAAAGGAATACCCAAAATTTTAGATCTTTGTGACTCTCGTTATTTAATTCATAAAAGAGCATTGAAAAATACTTCTCAAATTTTAGAAACTTTTTTACTTTTTTTTAAATATCTTAGAGTAAAAGCAATTGAAAAGTATCTTATTAAACGTTATGATGCAATAACTTTTATTTCACAAGTTGATGCTTCATTTAGTGCTAAACTGGCAAAAGGTTATTTTGAGGTTATACCTAATGGTGTAGATATAGATTATTTCAAGCCAATTTTTTCTATAGAGGAAGAATTTCCCAGTATTATATTTTTTGGAGCAATGGATTTTAAGCCTAATATTGATGCTGTTTTATTTTTTTATAAAGAAATATTTCCTAAGATAAAAAAAATATTTCCAGACATACGGTTTTATATAGTAGGGAGAGATCCTATAGATGAGATATTGAATTTAAAGCAAGATAAGAATGTAATTATTACTGGTACGGTTGATGATGTTCGTCCTTTTATTATGAAAGCTAATGTGGTAATTGTTCCTATGCGTATGGGAAGCGGTATGAAAAATAAAATTTTAGAAGCTATGGCTTTACAGAAGCCTGTTGTGTGTACTTCATTAGCGGCAGAATCTTTAGATAAAGAATGTCAAAAAATACTTTTTATCGGAGATACACCAGAAGAGTTTGCTAATAAAACAATTATGTTGTTAAAAGATGAAAAAAAAAGGAAAGAGGTTGGATTTAAAGGTAGAGAATTAGTAAAAAAAATTTATAGTTGGGAAAGAAGTGCAGAAAAATATTGTAAATTGTATGAAAAATTAATAAAAGATATATAGATGATTCCTAAAGTTATAATTTTATTTTTATCTACTATCCTTATTTTTTTATCAACTTCTCCTTTAACTTTAATAAGAGCTTATATTTTTTTTCGTCCATTAGTTCAACCTTTTGCTAATAAACATCTTACTCTTTTTGATAATATACCTATAAATGCTCCTTTACCATTAATTGTAATTTTTTATTCATTTCTGGGATGTATATTTAGAAAAGATTTTTCTATTATAGTTCCTAAGGTAATTCCTCTTTATTTTTTGTTATATTGGTCTATTTTTTCTTTATATAATACCAAATATTACTTAGCTTCAATTGGTTTTATTTTTAAAATTTTAACTGCTGTTTCTGTATATTTATTTGTTTATAATGCTATTCAATTTACTGAAGATATTAAAAATATGTTAAAAACTATTTGTGCAATATGTTTTATTTCAATAATATGGGGTTTTTATCAATTTATTTTTAGGAAAGGGAAAATATGGTTTGATGGTATAGTAAGAATTCATAGTTTTCTTGTTGGTGCTAATGAGTATGGAATTTTTTTATCTTTATGTTTAATTGCTACTTTATTAATGATAATGATTTTTGATTCTGAAAATAAATTTTATAAATTTTTATTTGTAATGATAATTATAGCATCTATTTTAGCTCTTAATAGAGGTTCTTGGATTGCGATGTCAAGTGCTTTAATTTTAGGATATTTCTTTTTTCGTAATAAAATAAAATTTCGCTATATTATAGGGCCTATTTTGATAGTTTTTATTGTATTTTCACCTATAATCATATTACGTTTTTCTGAATGGTCGGAAGCTACTCCAGCTAATACATTTTTAGCAAGAATTAATATGTGTAAAATTATTTTAAAACTAATTCCTTACCATCCCTTTATTGGTTTTGGTATAGGTACTGCTGATTTATTGTTTCAAGATCTTTTTGGCATTAGAGCGTGGCCTCATAATGACTATTTGAGGCTTGCTTTAGAAATTGGAATAGGTGTTATTTTTTATGTTTATTTTCTTTTTAGTGTGCTCTTTTTATTTCTTAAGAATCGTTATAAAAATTGGAAATTTAATTTTTGTTTTGTGGTTTTGCTTTTATATTGGATAATAATTTCTATTCCACAAAATATCATAAATGATGTAATAAATTTTCCTTTATTTATGGCGTTAGTAGCGTGTGGAGTAAAATATGTAAATTTAACAGCTACTGAAGATAAAAATTATGAAAGAACCTATTTTTTTAATAGGAATGGGACGCAGTGGGACGACTGTTTTAGCTGAAGCTATTTCTATACATAAAGATTTAGGTTGGATATCTAAATATTTGGAAATTTTCCCTTGGTTACCTTATTTAAGTTTTTTAAATAAGTTGGTAGATATTCCTTTTTTAGGAGTTTATTTAAGAGGTAAGAAAAGACAAAGTAAAGGATTAATAAGTTTTATTCGCCGATTTTTACCTTATTGTGTTGAAAATTATAATGTATGGGAAAAATTTTGTGGAAAGAAATTTTCTTTTGATTATTTGGCTCACCAAAAGGCTTCAAAAGCTGAAAAAGAAGCAATTATTAAATATGTTCGAACTCTTTTAAGATTTCAGGGAAAGAAAAGATTCTTTGCTAAATTTACAGGTCCACCAAGAATTTGCTTTTTACAAAGTATTTTTCCAGATGCTTACTTTATACACATTATAAGGGATCCCAGAGCAGTAGTTAATTCTTTATTAAAAGTAAAATTTTGGCGAGAAGGTGGAGGGTTGGAAAGACCTTGGTGGCAAGGGCTACCAGAGGAATATATAAAAGAATGGGAAAAAAGAAATAGATCTCCTGTTGCTTTAGCTGCACTTCAATGGAAAAGAGTAGTAAGTTTAACTTGGGAAGAAAAAAAATATGTCCAACATGGTCATTTTATAGAAATACGATATGAGGATTTTGTAGAAAAGCCTCATGAATATTTGACTGAGGTTTTTCATAAAGTAGGTTTGGAAGATTCTCCAGAAGCGCATAAATATATTTCTTCCATTGGTAAATTACGTAATATGAATTATAAATATAAAAAAGATTTAAGTAAAGAAGATATAAAACTTATTGAAGAAATTACGAGAGATGTAGCTAATAAAGCTGGATATTACTTTTAAAAAATGAAAGTTTTGATGGTAAATAAATTTTTTTATTTAAAAGGTGGTTCTGAAAGAGTTCTTTTCCAGGAAAGAGAGTTTTTGCTAAATAACGGAATAAAAGTAATTGATTTTTCTATGCAAAATCCTAAGAATCTTTCTTCTGTTTATTCTTCTTATTTTGTCTCTTATATTGATTACTATAATGTAAATGGATTTTTAATTAAATTAAAAAATGCCTTGAAATTTATTCATTCTCCAGAGGCAGTTCGTAAGATCAAGCTCCTTATTCAAAAAGAAAAGCCTGATATTGCACATCTGCATAATATTTATCATCAGTTGACGCCTTCTATTATTCACCCTCTTAAGGAACAAGGGATAAAGATTGTTTTGACTTTACATGATGGGAAATTAATATGTCCCACCTATCTCATGCTTAATAAGGAAACGAAACCTTGTCTCGAATGTCAGGGAAGATATTTTTATAAGCCTTTTCTTAAAAATTGTGCAGGTTCCAGACTTCGAGGGTTTCTTTTAATGATTGAGGCTTACTGGCATAAATTTTTTAAATCTTATGATAAAGTGGATCTTTTTATTGCTCCAAGTCAGTTTTTGGCGGAGATAGTATCACAACGCATTCCACGGGAGAAGATCGTGGTTTTAAGAAATGGAATAGATTTGAATGAGTATAAACCTACTTATGAAGATGAAAAATATGTTCTTTATTTTGGAAGGCTTTCTAAAGAAAAAGGAATAGAGGCTTTGCTTAAAGCTCATCAAGATATTGCAAAAGAAATTCCTCTTAAAATAGTTGGGACCGGAGTAATAGAAGATGAACTAAAGACAAAGTATCCAAGAGCTGAGTTTCTTGGTTATAAAACAGGGGAAGAATTAAAATCCATTATAGCTCAAGCTTCCTTTGTAGTGATGCCTTCTGAGTGGTATGAAAATTGTTCTATGGCTGTGCTTGAAGCTATGGCTTTAGGGAAGCCTATAATTGCAAGTAGAATAGGGGGACTGCCTGAACAGGTAGAGGATGGAAAGACAGGGCTTCTTTTTGAAACGGGAAATGTGGAGGAATTAAGGGAAAAAATGCTTTATTTGTGGAAAAATAGGGATTTAAGGATAGAGATGGGGAGAGAAGCAAGAAAAAAAGCAGAAAGAGAATTTTCCTTAAAAAGACATTGTGAAGAATTGCTACAGATATATAAAAGACTCTTGCAAAGTAACTAAAATGTTAGTCATTTGGGGTTTAATTTTCTGTTTAAGCTTTATTTTTCCTTTTACTTCGGCTTTAGCTAAGCCTTCTACTGAGATTCTTATTGAATTTAAAGAAATTAAGAAAGTAAATTCTTATATTTTTGGACATAATACTTTGGCTTATGATCCATGCACTTATGAAGGAGGGAAGAATTGTATAAATCATGGACAATATACAAATTTTGGTGCTGGACAATGGGATCCCATTCTTAGAAAACCAAACACTGTGTTAGTAGATCTTGCTAAAAAAATAAAAGTTTCAGTTTTAAGATTCCCTGGGGGGTGTGGAACACATCATTATAATTGGAAAAAAGCTATTGGACCTATTGAAAAACGTCCGATGTATAAATTTGGAATTGATGAGTTTATGGAATTATGTAAAGCTATAGGGGCAAAACCTATTATTACTCTTAGTTATTTTACTGGCACCTGTCAGGATTTAGCAGATTTAGTGGAATATCTTAATGCACCTCTTGGGACTAATCCAAATGGAGGGATAGCCTGGGCGGAAGTGAGAGCTAAAAATGGACATCCAGAACCTTATGGCGTTAAGTGGTTTGAGTTTGGAAATGAAGTATGGCATGGGGATCATAGAAAAATTTCTGCTGTTGACCCGAGAGAATATGCAAGGCGTTATTTGAAATGTCGTCAATTAATAAAAAATGTGGATCCAAAAGTAAAACTTGGAGCAGTAATAGGAGAAAGTCCATATGGTTTAGATTGGTGGGGTAGAACAGTTTTAAATATTGTTAAAGATAAAGTTGATTTTGTAGTTATTCATATTTATAGACCTGGTTATCGTTCTAATAAAAACGAAATCCCTGCTAAAGAATTATTTAAAATAACACTTGCTTCTCCTGACCAGATAAAGGATATTTTAGAAAGAATTAAAAAAGAATTGAAAGATTTGACGGGGAGAGAAATACCTATTGCTATTACTGAATACAATGGAAGTTTTATTCAGCAAAAACCAGTTCCTTATAGGCATTCTTTAGGTAATGCTCTTTTTATTGCTGATTTATTGCGAGTATTTATTACTGCTGAAGTTCCTATTTTATGTGCTAATTATTGGCAGTTTTCTAATTCTTATTGGGGATTAGTTTATAATCCAAACTATATGAAAGGGCGGGGCAAATATTACAAAAGACCTAATTATTATGTTTTTGATTTATATGCTAACCATTTTGGAGACATTTTATTAAATACCACTGTGAAATCAGAAACTTATTTTCAACCTGGATATAGAAAAATACTGCCAAGTGGTATTTTGCAAAAATTAAGTGTTTCCAGAAGTAATGATAATAAATTTTTAATAAAGCCTGTTTTTCGATGGTTACCTTCTTGTGTTAAGTTAGAAAAATGTTTTGATTATTGTTTAAAACTTAATTTTAATTGTGAAAATAAAAATATGTTAGGCTTATTTTTTTATGATGAAATTCAAACTAAGTCTAATTGGTTATATTCTTGTGAATTTGAAATAAAGACAGAAAATTTAAGCAACTTTTGGTTTAATATACAAGTTAAAGACCAAAATAATAAAACTATTAAGACTTCAAGAATATTAAAAGGAAATTTCGATTGGACAAAAGTAGGATTTGATTTTAAGACATCTGAAGATATGAAACTTTTGAAATTAATGTTTTTTGCTTGTAGCGAAGAAAATAAAATTGAAGGTAATATTTATATCAGAAATATGAAGATTGAGGAATTAGGACCTGCCCCTCAATATGGACCTACACCTTATATTTCAGCTATTGCAAGCACTAATGAAAAAAAAGATAAAATTTATATTATGGTAATTAATAAAAATCTAAATGAACCAATGAAAACACAAATTAAAATTAATGGTTTCAAATTTAAACCCATAGTTCGTGCTTGGATACTTAATGGTTCTTCGGTTGATACTACCAATGAAGGTTGCCGAGAGCGCGCTAAAATACATTACAAGGAAGTGAAAATAAATCCTAAAGAGGGGTCTTTCTATTTTACTTTTGAACCTCATTCTGTTACAGCTTTAGAACTGATTAAAAAAGAGGATTAATGTAATGGAAGCAGCTATTATTTTAACTTATCGCTGTGTTTGTAGGTGTTATATGTGTAATATCTGGAAATATCCTACTAATCCAGAAGAAGAAATAAAGCCTGAGCATATAGAAAAATTACCTGATAATTTAGCTTTTTGTAATCTGACAGGTGGAGAGCCTTTTTTAAGAGATGATATAGAAGAAATAGTTGATATAGTAATGCGTAAATCAAAAAGGGTGGTAATAAGCACTAATGGGTGGTTTACAGAAAAAATTGTTAATATTGCTAAGAAGTATCCCAAAATAGGAATAAGAGTAAGTCTTGAAGGATTGCCAGCTGCTAATGATGAACTGCGAGGTATGAAAGACGGATTTGATCATGGCTTACGGACTTTATTAGAACTTCAGCGAATTGGTTGTAAGGATATAGGATTTGGTATCACCGTATCTGATAGAAATGCTAAAGATATGATAGAACTTTACCAGCTTGCTAAAGGTTTGGGATTTGAATTTGCTACTGCTGTTACTCATAATTCTTACTATTTTCATAAATACGACAATACTTTTAAAGATCCTAAAATGATTGAAGATTGCTTTAAAGAGTTAATAATAGAACTTCTTCGCACAAAGAGAGTTAAAAATTGGTTTCGTGCTTATTTCAATTATGGGCTTATTCGAAAAGTAAGAGGACAGCCTCGACTTCTTCCATGTGAAGCAGGAACTGAGAACTTTTTTGTTACTCCTTTTGGTGAAGTAGTTCCTTGCAATGGTTCTCCTGAACCATGGGTTATGGGAAATTTGAAATATCAAGACTGGGATGAAATTTGGAATGGTGAACAAGCGCAGAAAGTAAGAGAAAAAGTTAGAAATTGTGATCGTCATTGTTGGATGATAGGAACTGCAGCTCCAGTTATGAAGAAGTATATCTGGAAGCCATTAAAATGGGTAATAAAAAATAAATTACGGGTAATGATGGGAAAAGAACCTTGTTTGGATTAATTTATGAAAATAGCAGTTATCGGGACAAGGGGGTTTCCAAGAGTCCAAGGAGGTGTAGAAAAACATTGTGAAGAACTTTATCCAAGACTGGTAAAACTTGGTTGTAAAGTTCTGGTCTTTACACGAACACCTTACATTCCCTTTGAAAAGCGTTTAAAAGAATGGAAAGGAGTTAGTTTTTTTCATCTCTGGTGTCCACGAAAAAAGTCATTTGAAGCTATTACTCATACTTTTCTTGCTGTTCTTTTAGCTAAAAAATGGAATCCAGATATTTTGCATATTCATGCAATAGGGCCGTCTTTAATGGTTCCTTTGGCTCGTGCACTTGGATTTAAAATTGTTATGACTCACCATGGACCAGATTATGAAAGAGCTAAATGGGGGAAATTAGCTAAAAAAGTTCTTAAAATAGGTGAAAAATGGGGAGTTGCTTATAGTACTCGTATTATAGCTATTTCTAAAGGAATTAAAGAACATATAAAAATTAAATTTGGGAAAGAAGCTATTTTTATTCCAAATGGTGTTTATATTCCTAAAATTATTTCTTCTGGAGAAGAACTTAGACGCTGGGAACTCAAACCAAAAGGATATGTCTTTACTGCTTGCCGATTTGTGCCTGAAAAAGGACTTCACGACTTAATAGAAGCATATCGGAAACTTAAAAATCCACCTTTTAAGCTGGTTATTGCAGGGGATGCTGACCATGAAACCTCTTATAGCCGAAAACTTAAAAAAATTGCCTCTGAAACGCCTGGTGTTGTGCTTACAGGTTTTGTTTCTGGAAAGAGATTAGGTGAACTTTTTTCGAATGCAGGACTTTTTGTATTACCTTCATATTATGAAGGACTTCCTATTGCACTTTTAGAAGCTTTGAGTTATGGCTTGCCGGTATTGGTAAGCGATATTCCTCAACATAGAGAACTTCCTCTTGAAAATTATCGGTATTTTCAAAAAGGAAATATTGCTGATCTTTCTAAGAAAATGGTAGAGCTTTTTGATATAGGAATTTCAGAGAAAGAAAAAAGGAAATATATTTCTTTAATTCAAAATGAGTATAACTGGGATAAAATAGCTGAGAAAACATTAAAAGTTTATGAAGAAGTTTTATGAATTTTTTTCTCAAAAAATTTGATAAGTGCTTCAAATAATTTTTTTAAATCTTGCTGAAGATTGCGAC from Candidatus Desulfofervidus auxilii carries:
- a CDS encoding sulfotransferase, which translates into the protein MQSFEDILKKTTKIGTQVLTEAFYNRKFTLPPELKEAYKITKALKYIKQRWPELWNSNNDSEYPVFIFSAGWRSGSTLMQRLVISSGEVAIWGEPFGRAGIIPRLAITLTAFNHGWPPDNFFDDDSDLLNLSNKWIANLTPPINYLKQAHRELIQQWLAIPAKKRFGISRWGFKEVRLTIDHARYLKWLFPNARFIFIYRNLFDAYKSWKGNLWGDIWPGYFSWSPIVFARHWRLLLEGYLQGYKEVDGIMIKFEDLISNKIDLNEIANHIGVKKLDASVLKKKIGGPDNPNKKKRKKFLTPFEYMILKFIGRPLLKKLGYC
- a CDS encoding SMP-30/gluconolactonase/LRE family protein; protein product: MKVIMKVLPIFFIFIIFYPIQAIQASLIEFEYLGSFGRGPSKAPGEFNYPSGISIDPTTGDVYVMDQIFHRIQKFDKDGNYITHWKCPNGLGVAVDPATHNVYVAVPNSHKIRKYTSDGQLIKEWGSFGTGPGQFNTPRDVAVNPINGHVFVIDSGNKRVQEFDSEGNFIKSWSGNFYKPFGIAVGIDPKNSSNYYIYVANTGGATIHKYDNEGNLIKKWGSC
- a CDS encoding NHL repeat-containing protein; its protein translation is MERVQVFDSEGNFIKIIKGPHNLEKGPFHPRAVEVNPSTGEVYVTASYAHRIDRFDPNGNYEFSWGHHEKDGEVFNFPKGIAVNPKTGEIYVADTLNHIIKVFSKDGKFIRQFGFPPEIDRSKMTLDFPAPIAFDAEGNMWGINRGIYYRDDPNWGSDKYVRKYDKDGNFIFGFAHPDFWEGMNGLAIDINTGEIYVANTPENKIMKFDSSGNLLLEFGTYGDGPGEFNKPAGIALDLENGWIYVVDTGNNRIEKFDMSGQFLMAWGTPGDGPGQFNFTPFSGIALDDLGNVYVADSKNGRIQVFDSNGNFITELGSFGWGPEKFAWPASLTIYDDKLYVLDTGGNEVEIYDIKAIPIPNSILLLGSALFVTGIIKTRKKFLR
- a CDS encoding glycosyltransferase family 4 protein; this translates as MNILICMCPYPFFRAHGQTLRVYNIAKHLAKRHRLFLLGISDGSLKLKNNSLVFEIKDIFEKIFEIKIRRKKFIEILNLLTPKYSINMEFPIIKKKLYKLISQIIKKEKIDILHVNGSPLIDLLLADFKGIPKILDLCDSRYLIHKRALKNTSQILETFLLFFKYLRVKAIEKYLIKRYDAITFISQVDASFSAKLAKGYFEVIPNGVDIDYFKPIFSIEEEFPSIIFFGAMDFKPNIDAVLFFYKEIFPKIKKIFPDIRFYIVGRDPIDEILNLKQDKNVIITGTVDDVRPFIMKANVVIVPMRMGSGMKNKILEAMALQKPVVCTSLAAESLDKECQKILFIGDTPEEFANKTIMLLKDEKKRKEVGFKGRELVKKIYSWERSAEKYCKLYEKLIKDI
- a CDS encoding O-antigen ligase family protein — its product is MIPKVIILFLSTILIFLSTSPLTLIRAYIFFRPLVQPFANKHLTLFDNIPINAPLPLIVIFYSFLGCIFRKDFSIIVPKVIPLYFLLYWSIFSLYNTKYYLASIGFIFKILTAVSVYLFVYNAIQFTEDIKNMLKTICAICFISIIWGFYQFIFRKGKIWFDGIVRIHSFLVGANEYGIFLSLCLIATLLMIMIFDSENKFYKFLFVMIIIASILALNRGSWIAMSSALILGYFFFRNKIKFRYIIGPILIVFIVFSPIIILRFSEWSEATPANTFLARINMCKIILKLIPYHPFIGFGIGTADLLFQDLFGIRAWPHNDYLRLALEIGIGVIFYVYFLFSVLFLFLKNRYKNWKFNFCFVVLLLYWIIISIPQNIINDVINFPLFMALVACGVKYVNLTATEDKNYERTYFFNRNGTQWDDCFS
- a CDS encoding sulfotransferase, producing the protein MKEPIFLIGMGRSGTTVLAEAISIHKDLGWISKYLEIFPWLPYLSFLNKLVDIPFLGVYLRGKKRQSKGLISFIRRFLPYCVENYNVWEKFCGKKFSFDYLAHQKASKAEKEAIIKYVRTLLRFQGKKRFFAKFTGPPRICFLQSIFPDAYFIHIIRDPRAVVNSLLKVKFWREGGGLERPWWQGLPEEYIKEWEKRNRSPVALAALQWKRVVSLTWEEKKYVQHGHFIEIRYEDFVEKPHEYLTEVFHKVGLEDSPEAHKYISSIGKLRNMNYKYKKDLSKEDIKLIEEITRDVANKAGYYF
- a CDS encoding glycosyltransferase family 4 protein, whose amino-acid sequence is MVNKFFYLKGGSERVLFQEREFLLNNGIKVIDFSMQNPKNLSSVYSSYFVSYIDYYNVNGFLIKLKNALKFIHSPEAVRKIKLLIQKEKPDIAHLHNIYHQLTPSIIHPLKEQGIKIVLTLHDGKLICPTYLMLNKETKPCLECQGRYFYKPFLKNCAGSRLRGFLLMIEAYWHKFFKSYDKVDLFIAPSQFLAEIVSQRIPREKIVVLRNGIDLNEYKPTYEDEKYVLYFGRLSKEKGIEALLKAHQDIAKEIPLKIVGTGVIEDELKTKYPRAEFLGYKTGEELKSIIAQASFVVMPSEWYENCSMAVLEAMALGKPIIASRIGGLPEQVEDGKTGLLFETGNVEELREKMLYLWKNRDLRIEMGREARKKAEREFSLKRHCEELLQIYKRLLQSN
- a CDS encoding radical SAM protein, whose amino-acid sequence is MEAAIILTYRCVCRCYMCNIWKYPTNPEEEIKPEHIEKLPDNLAFCNLTGGEPFLRDDIEEIVDIVMRKSKRVVISTNGWFTEKIVNIAKKYPKIGIRVSLEGLPAANDELRGMKDGFDHGLRTLLELQRIGCKDIGFGITVSDRNAKDMIELYQLAKGLGFEFATAVTHNSYYFHKYDNTFKDPKMIEDCFKELIIELLRTKRVKNWFRAYFNYGLIRKVRGQPRLLPCEAGTENFFVTPFGEVVPCNGSPEPWVMGNLKYQDWDEIWNGEQAQKVREKVRNCDRHCWMIGTAAPVMKKYIWKPLKWVIKNKLRVMMGKEPCLD
- a CDS encoding glycosyltransferase family 4 protein encodes the protein MKIAVIGTRGFPRVQGGVEKHCEELYPRLVKLGCKVLVFTRTPYIPFEKRLKEWKGVSFFHLWCPRKKSFEAITHTFLAVLLAKKWNPDILHIHAIGPSLMVPLARALGFKIVMTHHGPDYERAKWGKLAKKVLKIGEKWGVAYSTRIIAISKGIKEHIKIKFGKEAIFIPNGVYIPKIISSGEELRRWELKPKGYVFTACRFVPEKGLHDLIEAYRKLKNPPFKLVIAGDADHETSYSRKLKKIASETPGVVLTGFVSGKRLGELFSNAGLFVLPSYYEGLPIALLEALSYGLPVLVSDIPQHRELPLENYRYFQKGNIADLSKKMVELFDIGISEKEKRKYISLIQNEYNWDKIAEKTLKVYEEVL